The Puntigrus tetrazona isolate hp1 chromosome 16, ASM1883169v1, whole genome shotgun sequence genome includes a region encoding these proteins:
- the si:cabz01093077.1 gene encoding LOW QUALITY PROTEIN: C-C chemokine receptor type 4 (The sequence of the model RefSeq protein was modified relative to this genomic sequence to represent the inferred CDS: inserted 7 bases in 5 codons; deleted 6 bases in 5 codons; substituted 3 bases at 3 genomic stop codons) gives MISTKQKTYAPNQGSNLNPHLKAAIFYLVLCFGPIATNVILWVLLKTGVHVENMTNLLPESGCVVDPLIILSAPSWALCSGLILKRQXMXGNGGTHQVGFYSGLXFVTLMSRDRIWSSRHAAALXDKIRHGIVSLLIWMVAHPRALPEAIFGVMVIEDNVTSCQRIYPFGSAQKWKLFQNLVKRSRTVHILLILAYCYIRVLFIVKKTKNPERRNVPKLILGIAIAFVVFWVPYNVVVVFLKTLQEFGMLSTCEVYHXVSMAMDLTETIAAXHCCVTVIYAFCREKFRKCLXSALRYLGCVKIYQSKTTQSKVSENETSNTLFFXTSSIKSTQV, from the exons ATGATATCTACGAAACAGAAAACATATGCACCTAATCAAGGCTCAAACCTGAACCCACATCTCAAGGCTGCCATTTTCTACCTTGTTTTGTGCTTTGGCCCCATCGCAACG AACGTCATTTTATGGGTCCTCTTGAAAACTGGCGTGCACGTGGAAAATATGACAAACCTTCTGCCTGAATCTGGCTGTGTCGTGGACCCGTTGATAATCCTCTCGGCC CCCTCCTGGGCTCTATGCTCAGGCCTAATACTTAAAAGGCAATGAATGTAAGGCAACGGCGGTACGCATCAAGTGGGATTTTACAGCGGTC TATTCGTGACTCTGATGAGCCGCGATCGCATTTGGTCATCGCGGCACGCCGCAGCACT GGACAAGATACGCCACGGAATTGTAAGTCTCCTTATATGGATGGTCGCGCATCCGCGCGCTCTTCCAGAGGCCATC TTTGGCGTAATGGTCATAGAGGACAACGTCACCAGCTGTCAGAGAATTTATCCT TTTGGGTCAGCCCAGAAGTGGAAGCTGTTCCAGAATCTGGTGAAACGCAGTAGGACTGTTCATATCTTGCTCATTTTAGCCTACTGCTACATCAGGGTCCTATTTATTGTGAAGAAGACAAAAAATCCCGAAAGAAGGAACGTGCCAAAGCTCATCTTAGGCATCGCCATTGCGTTTGTGGTCTTCTGGGTGCCCTACAACGTGGTGGTGGTGTTTCTGAAAACTCTGCAGGAGTTTGGCATGCTAAGTACCTGCGAGGTTTATCATTAAGTCAGCATGGCCATGGACTTAACAGAGACCATCGCCG ATCACTGCTGTGTAACCGTCATTTATGCTTTTTGTCGGGAAAAGTTTAGGAAATGCC AGAGTGCATTGAGATATCTTGGATGCGTGAAGATTTACCAATCGAAGACCACGCAATCC AAAGTTTCGGAGAACGAAACTTCCAACAcgttattttt tacatcttcTATCAAAAGCACGCAAGTTTAG